The Blastococcus sp. HT6-4 genome window below encodes:
- the atzF gene encoding allophanate hydrolase has translation MTAVERVRAAYRAIADVGRPEVWIHLRPEADVVAEAAAVDARVAAGERLPLAGLAAAVKNNVDVAGLPTTAGCPSYAAGPAAEDAPVVSRLRAAGAVVLGTTNLDQFATGLVGTRSPYGAVRDARRPDRISGGSSSGSAVAVALGLVDVAVGTDTAGSGRVPAALQGLVGIKPTVGVVPTAGVVPACRSYDCVTVFARDVDTADAAMAQMAGGARPWPPATQLAARPRARVAVPRELPGLSPSWQAAFGAAVERLAATGAEIEAIGLAPFLAAARLLYDGGLVAERHAAVGAFVDAHADEVDPTVGAIIGAAGSVGATRLLHDRERLAELTAAALARLEGFDALLVPTTTEHPTLAEVAADPVGVNSRLGTYTNFCNLMDLCAVAVPSGTVRDDDGGGSCFGVSVIARAGGDALALDLARLVQLDPPAVARPGAAEVPPGPGLPWPLRAGAATTRLFVVGAHLRGQPLEHELDDRGARWLGPATTAPAYRLARLRTVPAKPGLARVGPADGVAVGGQLWLVGTAQLGDFLAALPAPMYLGRVELSDGSSAVGFGCSPEAWAAGTDISEHGDWPTAQRRHLVDA, from the coding sequence GTGACCGCGGTCGAGCGGGTCCGGGCGGCCTACCGCGCCATCGCGGACGTCGGCCGGCCGGAGGTCTGGATCCACCTGCGCCCGGAGGCCGACGTCGTCGCCGAGGCCGCGGCGGTCGACGCGCGGGTGGCAGCAGGGGAGCGGTTGCCGCTGGCCGGGCTCGCCGCCGCGGTCAAGAACAATGTCGACGTCGCCGGGCTGCCCACCACGGCCGGCTGCCCCTCCTACGCTGCCGGGCCGGCGGCCGAGGACGCCCCCGTGGTGAGCCGGCTGCGCGCCGCCGGCGCCGTCGTCCTCGGGACGACGAACCTCGACCAGTTCGCCACCGGCCTGGTCGGCACCCGCAGCCCCTACGGTGCGGTCCGCGACGCCCGGCGGCCGGACCGGATCTCCGGCGGGTCGAGCTCCGGGTCGGCGGTGGCCGTCGCCCTGGGCCTGGTGGACGTGGCCGTGGGCACCGACACGGCCGGCTCCGGCCGCGTCCCGGCCGCGCTGCAGGGATTGGTGGGGATCAAGCCCACCGTCGGCGTCGTGCCCACCGCCGGTGTGGTGCCCGCCTGCCGTTCCTACGACTGCGTGACCGTGTTCGCCCGCGACGTGGACACGGCCGATGCCGCGATGGCGCAGATGGCCGGGGGTGCCCGCCCCTGGCCGCCCGCCACCCAGCTGGCCGCACGGCCGCGCGCCCGCGTCGCCGTGCCCCGGGAGCTGCCGGGCCTGTCGCCGTCCTGGCAGGCGGCGTTCGGGGCCGCGGTCGAGCGGCTGGCCGCCACGGGGGCGGAGATCGAGGCGATCGGCCTCGCGCCGTTCCTGGCGGCCGCCCGGCTGCTCTACGACGGCGGGCTGGTCGCCGAGCGGCACGCCGCGGTCGGTGCCTTCGTCGACGCGCACGCCGACGAGGTCGACCCGACGGTCGGGGCGATCATCGGCGCGGCCGGCTCGGTGGGGGCGACCCGCCTGCTGCACGACCGCGAGCGGCTGGCCGAGCTCACCGCCGCCGCGCTGGCGCGGCTCGAGGGGTTCGACGCCCTGCTGGTGCCCACGACCACGGAGCACCCGACGCTCGCGGAGGTCGCCGCGGACCCGGTCGGGGTGAACAGCCGGCTCGGCACCTACACGAACTTCTGCAACCTGATGGACCTGTGCGCCGTGGCCGTGCCCTCGGGCACGGTGCGGGACGACGACGGCGGCGGTTCCTGCTTCGGGGTGTCGGTCATCGCCCGGGCCGGCGGCGACGCCCTCGCCCTCGACCTCGCCCGGCTGGTGCAGTTGGACCCGCCCGCGGTCGCCCGGCCGGGCGCCGCCGAGGTGCCGCCGGGTCCGGGGCTGCCGTGGCCGCTGCGGGCCGGTGCGGCGACGACCCGGCTCTTCGTCGTCGGCGCCCACCTGCGCGGGCAGCCCCTGGAGCACGAACTGGACGACCGCGGTGCGCGGTGGCTAGGCCCCGCGACCACCGCGCCGGCCTACCGGCTGGCCCGGCTGCGCACCGTGCCCGCCAAGCCCGGGCTGGCCCGGGTCGGACCGGCCGACGGCGTGGCGGTCGGCGGCCAGCTGTGGCTCGTGGGCACCGCGCAGCTGGGGGACTTCCTGGCCGCGCTCCCCGCCCCGATGTACCTGGGCCGCGTCGAGCTGTCCGACGGCTCGTCCGCC
- the uca gene encoding urea carboxylase, which translates to MSIDTLLVANRGEIAVRIIRSGRALGLRTVAVFSDADRGAPHVHLADDAVRIGPAAPQESYLRAEAVLDAAVRTGAGAVHPGYGFLSEDAGFAAAVEAAGLVFVGPTPEQLRIFGTKHTARAAAQAAGVPIFPGTGLLTDAPAALAAADEVGYPLMLKATGGGGGIGMQVCRDAGELLAAYDRVSRQAERSFGTTGVFAERYVENARHVEVQVFGDGTGRVVSLGDRDCSLQRRNQKVLEEAPAPGLPDELRERLQEASRALAASVDYRSAGTVEFVYDARRQEASFLEVNARLQVEHPVTEAVTGVDLVAWMLRLAQGDTGVLDGHLTAGRGTGAVPVRGHAVEARVYAEDPARDFQPSAGVLTAVTFPDGDGVRVDTWVESGTEISPAYDPLLAKVITSGADRDEALDRLATALERTSMHGIEVNLGLLAAVPGHGDVRAGTHSTATLAGVGDPRPRITVERPGLLTTVQDAPGRIGLWQVGVPPSGPMDDLSFRLGNRALGNPEGAPGLECTSGGPALRFTHPTTVCVTGAQCPVTVDGEPVPMWEPVHVPAGGLLDVGTAEGTGLRAYVLLAGGLDVPAYLGSAATFTLGQFGGHGGRALRPGDVLRTVAGVAPAQVPAAVPAEVRPAIPHDWQLAVTEGPHAAPEFFTREDVDTLYASAYTVHFNSARTGVRLEGPQPTWARPDGGEAGLHPSNIHDNAYSVGALDFTGDTPILLGPDGPSLGGFVCPVTVVAADRWKLGQLRPGDTVRFVPVRAAEAPSRADLSAARRAASPAVHGSGGDGDDGVLARHPALDGAPSVTYRRSGDDNVLVEYGEIVLDLALRARVHALHTRLAELRLPGVVDLTPGIRSLQVHVDPDVLPVPRLLGLLAEIERELPATSELVVPSRSVRLPLSWDDPATREAISRYMSGVRDDAPWCPSNIDFIRRINGLERAEDVMDTVFAAEYLTLGLGDVYLGAPVATPLDPRHRLVTTKYNPARTWTAENSVGIGGAYLCIYGMEGPGGYQFVGRTSQVWSRYRRTAPFEPGSPWLLRFFDRISWYPVSPEELLDLRADLAAGRGSVEITEGSFSLAEHERFLADNAGSIEAFRARQAAAFDAERTAWTEAGEFDRARRAESAAVAAPAAELVLPDGAERVDAPFVANVWRIDVAVGDRVSAGQPLLALEAMKMESVVTAPAEGVVTHVLVGTGTQVTAGTPLVVVAAEAPEPAVAGAAS; encoded by the coding sequence ATGAGCATCGACACCCTGCTCGTCGCCAACCGCGGCGAGATCGCCGTGCGGATCATCCGCTCGGGCCGCGCGCTCGGACTGCGCACGGTCGCCGTCTTCTCCGACGCCGACCGCGGTGCCCCGCACGTGCACCTGGCCGACGACGCCGTCCGCATCGGCCCGGCCGCACCACAGGAGAGCTATCTCCGGGCCGAGGCCGTCCTCGACGCCGCCGTGCGCACCGGCGCCGGTGCGGTGCACCCCGGCTACGGCTTCCTGTCCGAGGACGCCGGGTTCGCCGCTGCGGTCGAGGCCGCCGGCCTGGTGTTCGTCGGGCCCACCCCCGAGCAGCTGCGGATCTTCGGCACCAAGCACACGGCGCGCGCCGCCGCCCAGGCCGCGGGCGTGCCGATCTTCCCGGGCACCGGCCTGCTCACCGACGCGCCGGCGGCGCTCGCCGCGGCCGACGAGGTCGGCTATCCGCTGATGCTCAAGGCCACCGGCGGCGGCGGGGGCATCGGCATGCAGGTCTGCCGCGACGCCGGGGAGCTGCTGGCCGCCTACGACCGCGTGAGCCGGCAGGCCGAGCGCAGCTTCGGCACGACCGGTGTGTTCGCCGAGCGCTACGTCGAGAACGCCCGCCACGTCGAGGTCCAGGTCTTCGGGGACGGCACCGGCCGCGTCGTGTCGCTGGGGGACCGCGACTGCTCGTTGCAGCGCCGCAACCAGAAGGTGCTGGAGGAGGCGCCCGCGCCCGGGCTGCCCGACGAGCTCCGGGAGCGGCTGCAGGAGGCGTCCCGCGCCCTGGCCGCGTCGGTGGACTACCGATCCGCGGGCACCGTGGAGTTCGTCTACGACGCCCGCCGCCAGGAGGCCTCCTTCCTGGAGGTCAACGCCCGCCTCCAGGTCGAGCACCCGGTGACCGAGGCGGTGACCGGCGTCGACCTCGTCGCCTGGATGCTGCGGCTGGCACAGGGGGACACCGGCGTGCTCGACGGCCACCTGACCGCCGGGCGGGGCACCGGCGCGGTGCCCGTCCGCGGGCACGCGGTCGAGGCCCGGGTGTACGCCGAGGACCCGGCCCGCGACTTCCAGCCCAGCGCCGGCGTGCTCACCGCCGTCACCTTCCCGGACGGGGACGGCGTCCGCGTCGACACCTGGGTGGAGAGCGGCACCGAGATCTCCCCGGCCTACGACCCGCTGCTGGCGAAGGTCATCACCTCGGGGGCCGACCGCGACGAGGCGCTGGACCGGTTGGCCACCGCGCTGGAGCGGACGTCGATGCACGGCATCGAGGTCAACCTCGGCCTGCTGGCCGCCGTCCCCGGTCACGGCGACGTCCGCGCCGGCACGCACAGCACCGCCACCCTGGCCGGCGTCGGTGATCCGCGACCGCGGATCACCGTCGAGCGCCCGGGCCTGCTGACCACGGTCCAGGACGCACCCGGCCGGATCGGCCTGTGGCAGGTCGGCGTACCGCCGAGCGGGCCGATGGACGACCTGTCGTTCCGGCTCGGCAACCGGGCGCTGGGCAACCCCGAGGGCGCGCCGGGCCTGGAGTGCACCTCCGGCGGACCGGCGCTGCGCTTCACGCACCCGACCACGGTGTGCGTGACCGGCGCGCAGTGCCCCGTCACCGTCGACGGCGAGCCCGTCCCGATGTGGGAGCCGGTGCACGTGCCCGCGGGCGGGCTGCTCGACGTCGGCACCGCCGAGGGGACCGGCCTGCGCGCCTACGTGCTCCTCGCCGGCGGCCTCGACGTGCCGGCCTACCTCGGCAGCGCCGCCACCTTCACCCTGGGCCAGTTCGGCGGGCACGGCGGGAGGGCGCTGCGTCCCGGGGACGTGCTGCGCACCGTGGCCGGGGTGGCCCCCGCACAGGTGCCCGCGGCCGTCCCGGCCGAGGTGCGGCCGGCCATCCCGCACGACTGGCAGCTGGCGGTGACCGAGGGGCCGCACGCGGCGCCGGAGTTCTTCACCCGGGAGGACGTCGACACGCTCTACGCCAGCGCCTACACCGTGCACTTCAACTCCGCCCGCACCGGTGTGCGCCTGGAGGGACCGCAGCCGACGTGGGCCCGACCCGACGGCGGCGAGGCGGGGCTGCACCCGTCGAACATCCACGACAACGCCTACTCCGTCGGCGCCCTGGACTTCACCGGCGACACCCCGATCCTGCTCGGGCCCGACGGCCCCAGCCTGGGCGGGTTCGTCTGCCCGGTGACCGTCGTGGCGGCCGACCGGTGGAAGCTCGGGCAGCTGCGCCCGGGCGACACCGTGCGGTTCGTCCCCGTCCGGGCCGCCGAGGCCCCCTCCCGGGCAGACCTGTCGGCGGCCCGGCGGGCCGCCTCGCCGGCCGTGCACGGCTCCGGCGGCGACGGCGACGACGGCGTGCTGGCCCGGCACCCGGCCCTGGACGGCGCCCCGTCGGTGACCTACCGGCGCAGCGGGGACGACAACGTGCTCGTCGAGTACGGGGAGATCGTCCTGGACCTCGCGCTCCGGGCCCGGGTGCACGCGCTGCACACCCGGCTCGCCGAGCTCCGGCTCCCCGGCGTCGTCGACCTCACGCCCGGCATCCGCTCGCTGCAGGTGCACGTCGACCCCGACGTCCTGCCGGTGCCGCGGCTGCTCGGGTTGCTGGCCGAGATCGAGCGGGAGTTGCCGGCCACCTCGGAGCTGGTGGTGCCGAGCCGGTCGGTGCGGCTGCCGCTGAGCTGGGACGACCCGGCGACGCGGGAGGCGATCTCCCGGTACATGTCCGGCGTCCGCGACGACGCGCCGTGGTGCCCGTCGAACATCGACTTCATCCGGCGGATCAACGGCCTCGAGCGGGCCGAGGACGTGATGGACACCGTTTTCGCGGCCGAGTACCTCACCCTCGGCCTGGGCGACGTCTACCTGGGCGCCCCGGTGGCGACTCCGCTCGATCCGCGCCACCGCCTCGTGACCACCAAGTACAACCCCGCCCGCACCTGGACCGCGGAGAACTCCGTCGGCATCGGCGGCGCCTACCTGTGCATCTACGGCATGGAGGGCCCCGGCGGCTACCAGTTCGTCGGCCGCACCAGCCAGGTCTGGAGCCGGTACCGGCGGACGGCGCCGTTCGAGCCGGGCAGCCCCTGGCTGCTGCGCTTCTTCGACCGGATCTCCTGGTACCCGGTCTCCCCGGAGGAGCTGCTGGACCTGCGCGCCGACCTCGCCGCCGGCCGCGGCTCGGTGGAGATCACCGAGGGCTCCTTCTCGCTCGCCGAGCACGAGCGGTTCCTCGCCGACAACGCCGGCTCCATCGAGGCCTTCCGTGCCCGGCAGGCCGCCGCCTTCGACGCCGAGCGCACCGCCTGGACCGAGGCGGGGGAGTTCGACCGGGCCCGTCGCGCGGAGTCCGCGGCCGTCGCCGCGCCGGCCGCCGAGCTGGTGCTGCCCGACGGGGCCGAGCGGGTGGATGCGCCCTTCGTGGCCAACGTGTGGCGGATCGACGTCGCGGTGGGCGACCGGGTGTCCGCCGGACAACCACTGCTGGCCCTGGAGGCGATGAAGATGGAGTCGGTCGTGACCGCACCGGCCGAGGGCGTGGTGACCCACGTCCTGGTGGGCACCGGCACGCAGGTCACCGCCGGCACCCCGCTGGTGGTCGTGGCGGCCGAGGCCCCCGAGCCGGCCGTGGCCGGAGCCGCGTCGTGA
- a CDS encoding urea amidolyase associated protein UAAP2: MTIRELDRTDAPDAAAAALVPGAVLLDEHVPARASWSAVVAAGDVLTIVDLAGNQAVDCLLYAAGDTAVRYSAPETIRRQGRIFLTTGSVLRADTGQALMTVVADEVGVHDTLGGACSKESNTLRYGQHTRAQHGCMENFLLEGARHGLTARDLASNINWFMNVPVDADGALGIVDGLSGPGKRVALRADVDTLVLVSNCPQINNPCNAFDPTPVRMVVTRPAGRDAA; this comes from the coding sequence GTGACCATCCGAGAGCTCGACCGGACCGACGCCCCGGACGCCGCGGCGGCCGCCCTCGTGCCGGGCGCCGTGCTGCTCGACGAGCACGTGCCGGCCCGCGCGTCCTGGTCGGCCGTGGTGGCCGCCGGGGACGTGCTGACCATCGTCGACCTCGCCGGCAACCAGGCCGTCGACTGCCTGCTCTACGCCGCCGGCGACACCGCCGTCCGCTACTCCGCGCCGGAGACCATCCGCCGGCAGGGCCGCATCTTCCTCACCACCGGCTCGGTCCTGCGGGCCGACACCGGCCAGGCGCTGATGACGGTGGTGGCCGACGAGGTCGGCGTCCACGACACCCTCGGCGGAGCCTGCTCGAAGGAGTCGAACACCCTGCGCTACGGCCAGCACACCCGCGCCCAGCACGGGTGCATGGAGAACTTCCTCCTCGAGGGCGCCCGGCACGGACTGACCGCCCGTGACCTCGCGTCGAACATCAACTGGTTCATGAACGTCCCGGTCGATGCCGACGGCGCCCTCGGCATCGTCGACGGCCTCTCCGGGCCGGGGAAGCGGGTGGCCCTGCGGGCCGACGTCGACACCCTCGTGCTGGTCTCGAACTGCCCGCAGATCAACAACCCCTGCAACGCCTTCGACCCGACCCCCGTCCGGATGGTCGTCACCCGGCCCGCCGGGAGGGACGCGGCATGA
- a CDS encoding urea amidolyase associated protein UAAP1 has translation MTSTIRATAARVPEDSGTATTAGARAHARAQHGQVAAHMRYVPPSTAPELPGVQPDDIRAAAVTWAETVAPGGYTTAVLARGTRLRLTDRDGDACAHLLLHRADSPHERLNVADTVKVPWQAYPTTGHPLLSGFGRVLATVVADSSRMHDALTGTSTRAGNQARYGAAEPESASPAGRELFTLAALKHGIGVRDLPPSISFFQGVRVGADGGFGWLGSAGAGASVDLLLHADTIVLLANTAHPLDPRPEFTCSPLEVRAWGAAPELDRLAAGELVGPLGPEHLQAIANTDADLRARGVL, from the coding sequence GTGACCAGCACCATCCGCGCGACCGCCGCACGCGTGCCGGAGGACTCCGGCACGGCCACCACGGCCGGCGCCCGGGCGCACGCCCGCGCCCAGCACGGCCAGGTCGCCGCCCACATGCGGTACGTCCCGCCGTCCACCGCACCGGAGCTGCCCGGCGTGCAGCCCGACGACATCCGGGCCGCCGCCGTGACCTGGGCGGAGACCGTGGCGCCGGGCGGCTACACCACCGCCGTCCTCGCCCGCGGCACCCGGCTGCGGCTGACCGACCGGGACGGCGACGCGTGCGCCCACCTGCTGCTGCACCGTGCGGACTCGCCGCACGAGCGGCTCAACGTCGCGGACACCGTCAAGGTCCCGTGGCAGGCGTACCCGACCACCGGCCACCCGCTGCTGAGCGGCTTCGGCCGGGTGCTGGCGACCGTCGTCGCCGACTCGTCCCGGATGCACGACGCGCTGACCGGCACGTCGACGCGCGCGGGGAACCAGGCGCGCTACGGCGCAGCGGAGCCGGAGTCGGCCAGCCCGGCCGGGCGCGAGCTGTTCACCCTCGCCGCGCTCAAGCACGGGATCGGGGTACGCGACCTGCCGCCGTCGATCTCCTTCTTCCAGGGCGTGCGCGTCGGTGCCGACGGCGGGTTCGGCTGGCTCGGCTCCGCGGGGGCCGGCGCATCCGTCGACCTGCTGCTGCACGCCGACACGATCGTGCTGCTGGCCAACACCGCCCACCCGCTCGACCCGCGGCCGGAGTTCACCTGCTCCCCGCTGGAGGTCCGCGCCTGGGGTGCCGCCCCCGAACTCGACCGCCTCGCGGCCGGGGAGCTCGTGGGGCCGCTGGGCCCCGAGCACCTGCAGGCCATCGCCAACACCGACGCCGACCTCCGGGCCAGGGGAGTGCTGTGA
- a CDS encoding thiamine pyrophosphate-binding protein encodes MTPAPGARTVAHAVGEALVTAGVDTVFGVVGSGNFVATTAMVAAGARYVAARHEGGAATMADAYARTSGRPAVLSVHQGCGLTNALTGITEAAKSRTPLVVLTAEATSPRSNFFVDQPALAAAVGALSVRVTSAADAATQAAAAVARARDERRVVVLNLPLDVQGAGAGHAALPLTAPPPAPPAAGRELELLADALRQARRPVFVAGRGARGPGCREALEELAGRCGALLATSAVAKGLFRGSPWDLDVSGGFATPLAAELISGADLVVGWGCALNMWTMRHGRLIADDAVVVQVDLDADAVGAQREVAFGVVGDVRAVAEAAVAGLGDDGATGYRTPEVREALSRRGRWRDEPFADAGDGERIDPRTLTIALDDLLPADRVVAVDSGNFMGYPSMFLDVPDEHGFCFTQAFQSVGLGLATAIGAALARPDRLPVAALGDGGALMGAAELETVVRLGLPMVVVVYDDAGYGAEVHHFGPDGHPLDVVRFPETDFAAIARGHGYSAVTVRRPADLDGVAAWLAGPRSAPLLVDAKVARDEPSWWLDEAFRGH; translated from the coding sequence ATGACCCCTGCGCCCGGGGCGCGGACGGTCGCGCACGCGGTGGGGGAGGCGCTCGTCACCGCCGGGGTCGACACCGTCTTCGGCGTGGTGGGGTCGGGCAACTTCGTCGCCACCACCGCGATGGTCGCCGCCGGGGCGCGGTACGTCGCCGCGCGGCACGAGGGCGGGGCGGCCACGATGGCCGACGCCTACGCCCGCACCAGCGGCCGGCCCGCCGTGCTCAGCGTCCACCAGGGGTGCGGGCTGACCAACGCGCTCACCGGTATCACCGAGGCCGCCAAGAGCCGGACCCCGCTCGTGGTGCTGACCGCGGAGGCGACGTCCCCGCGGTCCAACTTCTTCGTCGACCAGCCGGCGCTGGCCGCCGCGGTCGGCGCGCTCTCCGTGCGCGTGACGTCGGCCGCCGACGCGGCGACGCAGGCCGCCGCGGCGGTGGCGCGGGCCCGGGACGAGCGACGCGTCGTCGTCCTCAACCTGCCGCTGGACGTCCAGGGCGCCGGGGCGGGACATGCCGCGCTCCCGCTCACCGCCCCGCCCCCGGCGCCCCCTGCCGCCGGCCGGGAGCTGGAGCTGCTCGCCGATGCGCTGCGGCAGGCGCGCCGCCCGGTGTTCGTGGCCGGCCGCGGTGCCCGGGGGCCGGGGTGCCGGGAGGCGCTGGAGGAGCTGGCCGGCCGCTGCGGCGCGCTGCTGGCCACCTCGGCGGTGGCCAAGGGCCTCTTCCGCGGCAGCCCGTGGGACCTGGACGTCTCCGGCGGGTTCGCCACACCCCTGGCCGCGGAGCTGATCTCCGGCGCCGACCTGGTCGTCGGCTGGGGCTGCGCGCTCAACATGTGGACGATGCGGCACGGCCGGCTGATCGCCGACGACGCCGTCGTGGTGCAGGTCGACCTCGACGCCGACGCCGTCGGTGCCCAGCGCGAGGTGGCCTTCGGCGTGGTCGGCGACGTCCGGGCCGTCGCGGAGGCGGCCGTCGCCGGGCTGGGGGACGACGGCGCGACCGGCTACCGGACCCCAGAGGTGCGCGAGGCGCTGTCCCGCCGCGGGCGCTGGCGGGACGAGCCGTTCGCCGACGCCGGCGACGGCGAGCGCATCGACCCGCGGACCCTGACGATCGCGCTCGACGACCTGCTGCCCGCCGACCGGGTCGTGGCCGTGGACTCCGGCAACTTCATGGGCTACCCGAGCATGTTCCTGGACGTCCCCGACGAGCACGGTTTCTGCTTCACCCAGGCCTTCCAGTCCGTCGGCCTCGGGCTGGCGACCGCCATCGGTGCCGCGCTGGCCAGGCCCGACCGGCTGCCGGTGGCCGCCCTTGGCGACGGCGGTGCGCTGATGGGCGCGGCCGAGCTGGAGACCGTCGTCCGGCTGGGCCTGCCGATGGTCGTCGTGGTCTACGACGACGCCGGCTACGGCGCCGAGGTGCACCACTTCGGCCCGGACGGGCACCCGCTGGACGTCGTCCGCTTCCCGGAGACCGACTTCGCCGCGATCGCGCGCGGGCACGGCTACTCGGCGGTCACCGTCCGGCGCCCGGCCGACCTCGATGGGGTGGCCGCGTGGCTGGCCGGGCCGCGTTCGGCGCCGCTGCTGGTCGACGCCAAGGTCGCCCGCGACGAGCCCTCGTGGTGGCTGGACGAGGCCTTCCGGGGCCACTGA
- a CDS encoding cyclase family protein has product MSILSSLAEALAGDRVEVVDLTAPLSAETPVIQLPEPFAQTARFELEELSRYDDRGPAWYWNNFRTGEHTGTHFDAPNHWVTGQDGDDVASVPAAKLIAPAAVLDFSAQAAEDPDFLLEVEHVRAWEATHGPLPAGGWLLYRTGWDTRSDSQQAFLNADDTGPHTPGLSPACARWLAEESPVIGLGVETVGTDAGAAHSFDPPFPCHAALMGSGKYGLTQLQNLHRLPPTGALIIAAPLPIVSGSGSPSRVLALVERG; this is encoded by the coding sequence ATGTCGATCCTCTCCAGCCTCGCCGAGGCGCTGGCCGGCGACCGGGTCGAGGTCGTCGACCTCACCGCGCCGCTGTCGGCGGAGACCCCGGTGATCCAGCTGCCCGAGCCGTTCGCCCAGACGGCGCGGTTCGAGCTGGAGGAGCTCAGCCGGTACGACGACCGCGGCCCGGCCTGGTACTGGAACAACTTCCGCACGGGTGAGCACACCGGGACGCACTTCGACGCGCCCAACCACTGGGTCACCGGCCAGGACGGCGACGACGTCGCCTCCGTGCCGGCCGCGAAGCTGATCGCCCCGGCAGCGGTCCTCGACTTCTCCGCGCAGGCGGCCGAGGACCCCGACTTCCTGCTCGAGGTCGAGCACGTCCGGGCGTGGGAGGCCACCCACGGCCCGCTGCCCGCGGGTGGCTGGCTGCTCTACCGCACCGGGTGGGACACCCGGTCGGACTCCCAGCAGGCGTTCCTCAACGCCGACGACACCGGCCCGCACACCCCGGGTCTGTCGCCGGCCTGCGCGCGCTGGCTGGCCGAGGAGTCGCCGGTCATCGGGCTCGGCGTGGAGACGGTCGGCACCGACGCCGGTGCGGCGCACTCGTTCGACCCGCCGTTCCCGTGCCACGCCGCGCTCATGGGCAGCGGCAAGTACGGCCTCACCCAGCTGCAGAACCTCCACCGGCTGCCGCCCACCGGTGCCCTGATCATCGCCGCACCGCTGCCGATCGTCTCGGGCTCCGGCTCGCCGTCGCGGGTGCTGGCGCTGGTCGAGCGCGGATGA
- a CDS encoding PspC domain-containing protein, whose amino-acid sequence MTSTLVRPRSQKVIAGVCAALANRFGISRGLVRFGFVLFGLFGVGELVYIILWIMIPKER is encoded by the coding sequence ATGACATCGACGCTGGTCAGACCACGGTCGCAGAAGGTCATCGCCGGGGTGTGCGCCGCCCTGGCCAACCGGTTCGGCATCTCCCGGGGGCTGGTGCGGTTCGGCTTCGTGCTGTTCGGCCTCTTCGGTGTGGGGGAGCTGGTCTACATCATCCTCTGGATCATGATCCCCAAGGAGCGCTGA